A window of Metabacillus sp. B2-18 contains these coding sequences:
- a CDS encoding YlaI family protein — protein MRVKCVICDTVENIDDETLVAKRLRNRPIHTYMCNPCQNRITEKTNERIATGKFRLYQDKKTEDTW, from the coding sequence ATGAGAGTAAAGTGTGTTATCTGTGATACAGTGGAAAACATTGACGATGAAACATTAGTTGCAAAACGACTTAGAAACCGTCCAATTCATACATATATGTGTAATCCTTGTCAAAACAGAATTACAGAAAAAACAAATGAGCGAATTGCAACCGGTAAGTTTCGGCTTTATCAAGATAAAAAGACTGAAGACACCTGGTGA
- a CDS encoding PhoH family protein produces MRKIYVLDTNVLLQDPNSIFSFEENEVVIPAVVLEEVDSKKRYMDEIGRNARQVSKLIDQLRETGKLHEKIPLPNGGSLRIELNHRSFHQLQEIFVEKTNDNRILAVAKNLSLEEQTKENGRAVILVSKDTLVRVKADAIGLIAEDFLSDRVVEIDHIYSGFLDLYISNENLNRFYEKNELILSEITNHPFYPNQFVIMKDALGGSSSAIGKVDHSGKKIQRLVFDHDHIWGIKPRNVQQTMAMELLLRTDLPLVTLIGKAGTGKTLLALAAGLMQTEDLGSYKKLLVARPIVPVGKDLGFLPGEKEEKLRPWMQPIFDNLEYLFNTKKPGELDAILAGMGSIEVEALTYIRGRSIPEQIIIIDEAQNLTKHEVKTILTRVGERSKIVLMGDPEQIDHPYLDEYNNGLTYVVEKFKDQPIAGHVRLVKGERSGLAQLAADLL; encoded by the coding sequence TTGAGGAAGATTTATGTTTTAGACACAAATGTATTATTGCAAGATCCGAATTCAATTTTTTCTTTTGAAGAAAATGAAGTAGTAATTCCAGCAGTGGTTTTAGAAGAGGTTGATTCAAAGAAGCGGTATATGGATGAAATAGGTAGAAATGCAAGACAAGTTTCAAAATTGATTGATCAGCTTAGAGAAACAGGCAAACTTCATGAGAAAATTCCTTTACCAAATGGTGGGTCATTAAGGATAGAATTAAATCATCGGTCTTTTCACCAATTACAAGAAATTTTTGTTGAAAAAACAAATGATAACCGAATACTTGCAGTTGCAAAGAATTTATCTTTAGAGGAACAAACGAAAGAAAATGGCCGAGCAGTTATTTTAGTAAGTAAGGACACGCTCGTTCGAGTAAAGGCTGATGCGATCGGTTTAATAGCTGAGGATTTTTTAAGTGATCGAGTAGTTGAAATTGATCACATCTATTCAGGCTTTCTCGACTTGTATATTAGCAATGAAAATTTAAATCGTTTTTATGAAAAAAATGAGTTAATATTATCAGAAATAACGAATCATCCTTTTTATCCAAATCAATTTGTGATCATGAAAGATGCACTTGGAGGTTCTTCATCTGCGATTGGTAAGGTGGATCATTCAGGTAAAAAAATCCAAAGACTTGTATTTGATCATGACCACATTTGGGGAATTAAACCTAGAAATGTTCAGCAAACGATGGCTATGGAGCTTTTACTTAGAACGGACTTGCCTTTAGTTACATTAATTGGAAAAGCAGGAACTGGAAAAACATTACTTGCTTTAGCGGCAGGCCTTATGCAAACTGAAGATCTTGGTTCTTACAAAAAGTTACTTGTTGCAAGACCGATCGTACCTGTTGGAAAAGATTTAGGATTTTTACCTGGTGAGAAAGAAGAAAAGCTTAGACCGTGGATGCAGCCAATATTTGATAACCTTGAATATCTCTTTAATACCAAAAAGCCAGGTGAGCTTGATGCGATATTAGCTGGTATGGGGTCAATTGAAGTAGAAGCTTTAACGTATATTCGTGGGAGAAGTATACCTGAGCAAATTATTATTATTGATGAAGCACAAAATTTAACAAAACATGAAGTGAAAACAATTCTTACGCGTGTTGGTGAGAGAAGTAAAATTGTTCTAATGGGGGATCCTGAACAAATAGATCATCCTTATTTAGATGAATATAATAATGGACTAACCTATGTTGTGGAAAAGTTTAAAGATCAGCCTATAGCCGGTCATGTAAGGCTGGTAAAAGGAGAAAGATCTGGGTTAGCTCAGCTTGCGGCTGACTTACTATAG
- a CDS encoding YlaN family protein, producing the protein MASEIAVNHREKALAVLKADADKIMKLIKVQMDNLTMPQCPLYEEVLDTQMFGLSREIDFAVRLGLVEEREGKELLDSLERELSALHDAFTTK; encoded by the coding sequence TTGGCGTCTGAGATTGCTGTTAATCATCGAGAAAAGGCACTTGCGGTACTTAAGGCAGATGCTGATAAAATCATGAAATTAATCAAGGTTCAAATGGATAATTTAACGATGCCTCAATGTCCACTTTATGAAGAGGTTTTAGATACACAAATGTTTGGTTTATCTAGAGAAATAGACTTCGCTGTAAGGCTTGGTTTAGTTGAGGAACGTGAAGGAAAAGAACTTCTTGATTCGCTTGAAAGAGAGTTGTCTGCATTACACGATGCATTTACAACAAAATAG
- a CDS encoding FtsW/RodA/SpoVE family cell cycle protein produces the protein MMKKIIKSYDYSLILAVILLCSFGLVMVYSSSMITAVARYGFEPDHFFQRQKMALIGGGLAFIVMMIFPYRAFLNSKILKFIVFGSIGLLVSLFFIGHVAGNAQSWIKLGGFSLQPGEFVKLSVIIYLAAVYDKKQSYIDEFGRGVLPPLIFTGLICFFVVIQPDFGTAFIIGMIAICMIVCSGMAIKSMLKLISLFGLFCLLMLPYIILKGFFSDEQMSRFTGVLDPFGNEGGAGYQLVNSLYAIGSGGLTGLGLGQSVQKYGYLPESHTDFIMSIIAEELGILGVLFVLILLSFIVIKGFYIARKCQDPFGTLLAVGISSMIAIQSMINLGGLTGMLPITGVPLPFISYGGSSILLLLISMGLLINVSMFTTYRDTYKKPVKVDNQPLQEIKPIQTTKNTSIR, from the coding sequence ATGATGAAAAAAATAATAAAATCATATGATTATTCATTAATATTGGCTGTTATCCTGTTATGTTCATTTGGACTTGTTATGGTTTATAGTTCTAGTATGATCACAGCAGTTGCACGATATGGCTTTGAGCCAGATCATTTTTTTCAAAGGCAAAAAATGGCTCTTATTGGAGGCGGTCTTGCATTTATTGTAATGATGATTTTTCCTTACAGAGCATTTTTAAATAGTAAAATTTTGAAATTTATTGTCTTTGGATCTATTGGACTCTTAGTCTCTTTATTTTTCATCGGGCATGTAGCAGGTAACGCTCAAAGTTGGATCAAGTTGGGGGGTTTCAGCCTTCAGCCTGGGGAGTTTGTGAAGCTAAGTGTAATCATTTATCTTGCAGCTGTTTATGATAAGAAGCAGTCTTATATAGATGAATTTGGACGAGGTGTTCTTCCTCCGCTTATTTTCACAGGACTTATTTGCTTTTTTGTTGTCATTCAACCTGATTTTGGAACTGCTTTTATAATTGGGATGATTGCTATTTGTATGATTGTCTGCTCAGGAATGGCGATAAAAAGTATGTTAAAGCTAATATCTCTATTCGGGCTGTTTTGCTTATTGATGCTGCCGTATATCATTCTTAAAGGATTTTTTAGCGATGAACAGATGAGTCGTTTTACTGGTGTGCTAGATCCTTTCGGAAACGAAGGGGGAGCTGGATATCAACTTGTAAATTCTCTTTATGCAATTGGTTCCGGTGGCTTGACAGGATTAGGTTTGGGACAAAGTGTTCAAAAGTATGGATACTTACCTGAATCACATACTGATTTTATAATGTCTATCATTGCTGAGGAATTAGGAATTTTAGGAGTCCTATTTGTATTGATTCTACTATCATTTATTGTAATAAAAGGGTTCTATATTGCAAGGAAATGTCAAGATCCTTTTGGTACCTTGCTTGCCGTTGGTATTTCAAGTATGATTGCCATTCAATCTATGATTAATTTAGGCGGGTTAACGGGAATGCTACCGATTACAGGTGTTCCTTTACCGTTTATAAGCTACGGAGGTTCTTCTATTCTTTTGCTCCTTATTTCTATGGGGCTACTTATAAATGTTTCAATGTTTACAACATACCGTGATACGTATAAGAAGCCTGTTAAAGTGGATAATCAACCATTACAAGAAATCAAGCCTATTCAAACAACAAAGAATACTTCAATAAGATAA
- a CDS encoding YhcN/YlaJ family sporulation lipoprotein translates to MKFITILLLSFLIITGCNQDQGANDTQKNGGNETPINVKNSVEEHVDRKTGQEISKHLVELATQIPEVNDATAVVLGQFAVIGIDVNSKLDRNKVETIKYTVAESLMHDPYGARAIVIADADTNVRLREMANEIQKGRPVVGILDELAAIVGRVVPEVPSEILDNQQKQPTEQGKNQLNEQEEKSLEKVQQDQSNGHLNDK, encoded by the coding sequence ATGAAATTCATTACAATTCTTTTGTTATCGTTCCTCATCATAACCGGTTGCAATCAAGACCAGGGTGCCAATGATACGCAAAAAAATGGCGGAAACGAAACACCAATAAATGTTAAAAACAGCGTAGAAGAGCATGTTGATCGTAAAACAGGACAAGAAATCTCAAAGCATCTTGTGGAGCTCGCAACTCAAATACCTGAAGTTAACGATGCAACAGCTGTTGTGCTTGGACAATTTGCAGTTATTGGTATTGACGTTAATTCAAAGCTTGATCGTAATAAAGTAGAAACAATAAAATATACAGTTGCAGAAAGCTTAATGCATGATCCATATGGAGCAAGAGCAATCGTCATTGCAGATGCAGATACAAACGTTAGACTACGTGAAATGGCCAACGAAATTCAGAAAGGACGACCAGTTGTTGGTATCTTAGACGAGTTAGCAGCCATTGTAGGACGTGTCGTACCAGAAGTACCGTCTGAAATCTTAGATAACCAGCAAAAACAACCAACAGAGCAAGGTAAAAATCAACTAAATGAGCAAGAAGAAAAGTCGTTAGAAAAAGTACAGCAAGATCAATCGAATGGTCATTTAAACGATAAGTAA
- a CDS encoding YlaH-like family protein yields MMDVSERLSFFPSLYQVVDNPKLGMWMLYLTILFLSILVYKLGFAKKLPILKSAVIYTFLAFGSTVLTFLGIFLPVAEGLVVAALILIIYKIRLYQSKKQEAEEVK; encoded by the coding sequence ATGATGGATGTTTCAGAAAGACTTTCGTTTTTTCCTAGCCTGTACCAAGTTGTCGATAACCCGAAGCTTGGGATGTGGATGTTATATTTAACAATCTTATTTTTATCGATTCTTGTTTACAAACTTGGGTTTGCTAAAAAACTTCCAATTTTAAAATCGGCTGTTATTTATACCTTTTTAGCCTTTGGTAGTACGGTATTAACATTTTTAGGAATATTTTTACCAGTTGCAGAAGGTCTAGTAGTTGCAGCACTTATTTTAATTATTTATAAAATCAGGCTATATCAGTCAAAAAAACAAGAAGCAGAAGAAGTAAAATAA